A single Alcanivorax borkumensis SK2 DNA region contains:
- a CDS encoding ParA family protein → MRRVVFNQKGGVGKSSITVNLAAISASEGKRTLVVDLDPQCNASQYLLGMEAYSDGHGPKPNIGTFFAQTLSFRLKEKDPRDYVHATPFENLFVLPSDGELGEIEHMLESKHKIYKLRGLLKTLSKDYDEIFVDTPPAYNFYTLSSLIAVDRVLIPFDCDAFSRKALYTLLENIQEAREDHNDELQVEGIVVNQYQPRARLPQELVASLEEEGLPILTNKLSSSVVMRESHEQATPLVNMQPRHKLTEEYRALFREISAS, encoded by the coding sequence ATGCGTAGAGTGGTGTTCAATCAGAAAGGGGGCGTGGGGAAATCCAGCATTACCGTCAACCTTGCCGCCATCAGCGCGTCGGAAGGCAAGCGCACCCTAGTTGTCGATCTGGATCCACAGTGCAACGCCAGCCAATATTTATTGGGCATGGAAGCGTACAGCGATGGTCATGGTCCGAAACCCAATATCGGCACCTTCTTTGCGCAAACCCTGTCGTTTCGCCTAAAAGAAAAAGATCCTCGCGATTACGTACACGCTACCCCGTTCGAGAATCTGTTTGTGCTGCCCTCGGATGGTGAGCTGGGAGAAATCGAGCACATGCTCGAATCCAAGCACAAAATCTATAAATTGCGCGGCTTGCTGAAGACCTTGTCAAAAGATTATGACGAGATTTTTGTCGATACGCCGCCAGCCTATAACTTCTATACTCTTTCTTCGCTGATTGCTGTGGACAGGGTGTTGATTCCGTTCGATTGCGATGCTTTTTCTCGTAAAGCCCTGTACACCTTGCTGGAAAATATTCAGGAAGCGCGTGAAGACCATAATGACGAACTTCAGGTAGAGGGAATCGTGGTCAATCAATATCAGCCCCGCGCCCGCTTGCCCCAAGAGTTGGTCGCATCACTTGAAGAAGAAGGCTTGCCGATCCTCACTAACAAGCTATCGAGTAGTGTGGTGATGCGCGAATCCCACGAGCAAGCTACGCCATTAGTGAACATGCAGCCACGCCATAAGCTTACCGAAGAATATCGGGCGTTATTCCGGGAAATCAGTGCCAGTTAA
- a CDS encoding DNA-3-methyladenine glycosylase 2: MTTVKLPLPAHFSVSDFLHFHGRDSHAVSERVDALTLHKAIIFNLRPCILKMDFNQVGHVITNATDTTAPALTRQASAMLGLNQPVEVFETAIGTKPPLNTLVQRQRGLRVPQSATPFEALTWAIIGQQISVSAATAIRRRFIQLASPVRHDGLHCYPDAATVCLLTPDALRSVGFSATKADTLLAVSRLCRDQQLLPETLHLDAYAEQLERNLLEIRGLGPWSVNYTLLRGYGFLDGSLHADVAVQKALQMLLGQPERPTARVTRDWLADFTPWRALVAAHLWQSLSTQA, translated from the coding sequence ATGACAACGGTAAAGCTGCCACTACCCGCCCACTTTAGCGTTTCCGACTTTCTTCATTTTCATGGTCGAGACAGTCATGCCGTTTCCGAACGGGTAGATGCCCTTACGCTGCACAAAGCCATTATCTTTAACCTCCGGCCCTGTATCCTGAAAATGGACTTCAACCAAGTCGGGCACGTGATTACTAACGCCACAGACACCACCGCCCCGGCCTTGACCCGCCAAGCCAGCGCCATGCTGGGCCTGAATCAACCTGTGGAGGTATTCGAAACGGCGATAGGCACAAAGCCCCCTTTGAATACTTTGGTGCAACGACAAAGAGGGCTGCGGGTGCCGCAATCGGCAACGCCGTTCGAGGCGCTTACCTGGGCCATTATTGGCCAACAGATTAGCGTGAGTGCGGCCACCGCTATTCGCCGCCGTTTTATCCAGCTGGCGAGCCCGGTTCGACACGATGGCCTTCACTGCTACCCGGATGCCGCCACAGTCTGCTTGCTGACGCCAGACGCTCTTCGCAGCGTGGGATTTTCCGCCACCAAAGCTGACACTTTACTGGCCGTGTCCCGGCTCTGTCGCGACCAGCAACTTTTGCCAGAAACATTGCATCTCGACGCTTACGCGGAGCAACTGGAGCGCAACCTGCTTGAGATTCGTGGCCTGGGACCCTGGAGCGTGAATTACACCCTGCTAAGAGGCTACGGTTTTCTGGACGGAAGCCTGCATGCCGACGTGGCGGTACAAAAGGCGCTACAAATGTTGCTTGGGCAACCGGAACGTCCCACGGCCAGAGTAACCCGGGATTGGTTGGCAGACTTCACGCCCTGGCGGGCACTGGTGGCCGCACACCTGTGGCAATCCTTATCGACACAAGCGTGA
- a CDS encoding PaaI family thioesterase gives MKALKTLIEECRSGKAEYQALIDRVPYARFLGIQVVAQGDELTFVLPKHDNVIGNPTLPALHGGAVAGFMEQAAIIFILLQMGEPKVPKTIDFTIDYLRAGLFRHTYAQCSVTRLGRRIANVHISAWQKNRQEPITIARAHFLLSDDTSPEITG, from the coding sequence ATGAAAGCATTGAAAACATTGATCGAAGAGTGCCGCAGTGGCAAGGCAGAGTATCAGGCCTTGATCGATCGTGTGCCGTACGCGCGTTTTTTGGGCATTCAGGTGGTGGCCCAGGGGGACGAACTCACGTTTGTGCTGCCTAAACACGACAATGTGATTGGCAACCCGACTTTGCCCGCTTTGCACGGTGGGGCCGTGGCCGGATTCATGGAGCAGGCTGCCATTATCTTCATATTGCTTCAAATGGGGGAGCCTAAGGTACCAAAAACCATCGACTTCACCATTGATTACCTGCGCGCCGGGCTGTTTCGTCACACCTACGCGCAATGCAGTGTGACGCGGCTGGGCCGGCGTATTGCCAATGTGCATATTAGTGCGTGGCAGAAAAACCGACAGGAGCCGATCACCATTGCCCGCGCCCATTTCCTGCTGTCGGATGATACCAGCCCAGAAATAACCGGTTGA
- a CDS encoding ferritin-like domain-containing protein, producing MKITKVSTPPSDVRIYQHWDGPGHEDIENKLTTQHIEDVVEIFQTPLTGHYNWDYSSADGRIRKLYRLGKELNWNADMDVDWSQTFPKSEAPLDQSFNPFNGWSVFESLSDEEKLRFGWHNLAWTLAQFVHGEQGALLVASQLASCAPSYDAKLYAASQTFDEARHVEVFTRYLQEKVGIFYPVNPNLKLLLDKILSDPRWDLKFIGMQIIIEGLALAAFNTLQMTAQDPQLKQIIHLVIRDEARHVTFGVNYLESFVETLTEEEKEERAQFAFEACVVMRERLISTEVFEEFGWNADEAREQVLSSTIMVQFRNLLFTRIMPNLKRIGLLTESVRPRFEELGILQFENLVDDGQIDWAELSKPLYDEAS from the coding sequence ATGAAAATAACCAAAGTTAGCACGCCGCCTAGTGACGTCAGGATCTATCAACATTGGGACGGCCCGGGTCACGAAGACATTGAAAACAAGCTGACCACCCAGCACATTGAAGATGTGGTGGAAATCTTCCAGACCCCCCTTACCGGGCATTACAATTGGGATTATTCCTCTGCTGACGGCCGAATCCGCAAATTGTACCGGCTGGGCAAAGAGCTCAATTGGAATGCGGACATGGATGTGGATTGGTCCCAGACTTTTCCCAAATCCGAAGCTCCCCTCGATCAGTCGTTTAACCCTTTTAATGGTTGGTCTGTTTTTGAGTCGCTTAGCGATGAGGAAAAGCTGCGTTTCGGCTGGCACAATCTGGCCTGGACACTGGCGCAATTTGTTCACGGTGAGCAGGGGGCGTTGCTGGTGGCCTCCCAGTTAGCCAGTTGCGCCCCCTCCTACGATGCAAAACTGTATGCGGCCAGCCAAACATTTGATGAAGCTCGGCACGTGGAAGTGTTTACCCGTTACCTGCAGGAAAAGGTCGGCATTTTCTATCCGGTGAATCCCAACCTAAAGTTGTTACTCGACAAGATTCTTTCTGATCCTCGCTGGGATCTAAAATTTATCGGGATGCAGATCATCATCGAAGGGCTGGCACTGGCTGCGTTCAATACCCTGCAAATGACCGCACAGGACCCACAGTTAAAGCAGATTATTCATCTGGTAATTCGTGATGAGGCTCGTCATGTTACCTTTGGTGTCAACTACTTAGAAAGTTTTGTTGAGACTCTAACTGAAGAGGAAAAAGAGGAGCGTGCGCAGTTCGCCTTTGAGGCCTGCGTGGTGATGCGAGAGCGACTGATCAGCACCGAGGTATTCGAGGAGTTTGGTTGGAATGCGGACGAAGCCCGTGAACAAGTGTTGTCGTCTACCATCATGGTGCAGTTCCGCAATCTGTTGTTCACCCGGATTATGCCGAACTTGAAGCGCATTGGCTTACTGACTGAATCCGTACGTCCCCGTTTTGAGGAGCTCGGGATTTTGCAGTTTGAAAATCTGGTGGATGATGGCCAGATAGACTGGGCAGAATTGTCCAAGCCGCTTTATGATGAAGCCTCTTGA
- a CDS encoding YkvA family protein, with the protein MPVNPFRLEARRRAGRILRSATATRWLVQAVFNRSDRLKGRLGETFSDLILLASLLRDWVTGRYKNVPWGSLLTIAAALVYFLMPLDAIPDLVVALGLMDDVAVISRALTLTRSDLERYQQWRNEQER; encoded by the coding sequence GTGCCAGTTAACCCCTTTCGACTGGAGGCCCGGCGTAGGGCCGGGCGGATTCTTCGTTCTGCCACGGCGACCCGCTGGCTCGTTCAGGCGGTATTTAATCGCTCAGATCGGCTTAAGGGGCGACTGGGAGAGACCTTCAGTGACCTGATTTTGTTGGCCTCCTTACTGCGTGACTGGGTGACAGGCCGGTACAAGAATGTTCCCTGGGGCAGCTTGCTGACGATTGCTGCGGCGCTGGTTTATTTCTTGATGCCGTTGGATGCAATTCCCGATCTGGTTGTTGCGCTGGGGCTAATGGATGACGTCGCGGTGATATCGCGAGCGTTGACGCTCACTCGTAGTGATCTAGAGCGTTATCAGCAATGGCGCAATGAGCAAGAACGTTAG
- a CDS encoding lysophospholipid acyltransferase family protein gives MSIKSFSPPSLATMDRLLALPRRYFAPRLFGAEHVSLQRPALFVGNHGLYGLIDSPLFLLELYRETGVFPRALGDRLHFRVPGWGALVKRWGAVEGNPDNCTALMQSGQPVLVFPGGAREVAMRKDEVHKLVWKNRTGFARLAIEHGYDIIPFASAGCDQAYRVLVDGSDFQQSRLGRTLLKSPRVDKLLRGGDMFMPLSRGVGPTLVPRPEPLWFQLGAPISTAPWAGKQGDADARWAVREIVAESIESMLLSLNQERSEARQQGWRRWLLKP, from the coding sequence TTGAGTATTAAGAGTTTTTCTCCGCCGTCACTGGCAACAATGGACCGGTTACTTGCCCTGCCACGGCGTTATTTCGCGCCTCGGTTATTTGGGGCTGAGCATGTGAGCTTACAGCGGCCAGCGTTGTTTGTGGGTAATCATGGCCTGTATGGGCTGATCGATTCGCCGCTTTTTTTGCTCGAGCTGTATCGGGAAACGGGGGTGTTTCCCCGGGCGCTGGGGGATCGTCTGCATTTTCGGGTGCCAGGTTGGGGGGCATTGGTTAAACGTTGGGGGGCGGTGGAAGGCAACCCAGACAATTGTACCGCGCTAATGCAGTCCGGGCAGCCCGTGCTGGTATTCCCCGGTGGGGCACGGGAAGTGGCCATGCGTAAGGATGAAGTACACAAGCTAGTATGGAAGAATCGGACCGGTTTTGCCCGTTTGGCGATTGAGCACGGCTACGACATTATCCCGTTTGCCTCGGCGGGTTGTGATCAAGCCTATCGTGTTTTAGTCGATGGCAGTGACTTCCAGCAATCAAGGCTTGGTCGCACCCTGCTGAAATCGCCCCGCGTGGACAAGTTACTGCGTGGTGGTGATATGTTTATGCCATTAAGCCGTGGCGTGGGCCCCACTCTGGTGCCGCGGCCGGAGCCGCTCTGGTTCCAGCTCGGTGCACCGATTTCCACCGCGCCCTGGGCTGGCAAGCAGGGTGACGCTGACGCCCGCTGGGCAGTGCGGGAAATTGTGGCTGAATCCATTGAATCCATGCTGCTCTCACTGAATCAGGAACGCTCTGAGGCTCGCCAACAAGGCTGGCGCCGTTGGTTGCTAAAGCCCTGA
- a CDS encoding patatin-like phospholipase family protein — protein sequence MTLKIPIQGVAEHTPRQGGHHHELLADWLAKAPFTLAMSSGFFGFFAHFGTVRALLDHGLQPARFCGSSAGALVGGCMASGASVNAIEDTLLGLDRAQFWDPSPGLGLLSGQSFRTMLAALLPIQRMEHTLAPLAVSAWHGRSRRTHVLRSGNLVESVYASCAVPLLFQPARIGKNYYWDGGIADRHGLAATYLAERVLYHHLQSRSPWRARNSSALHHPRRPNLVTIAIDGLARSGPNKLEKGRQAMLQAYNATGRALARPVGNSLILESVQEASS from the coding sequence GTGACATTAAAAATTCCGATTCAAGGGGTGGCGGAGCACACGCCACGGCAGGGTGGCCATCATCACGAGTTGCTGGCGGACTGGTTGGCAAAAGCACCATTCACTTTGGCCATGTCATCCGGTTTTTTCGGCTTCTTTGCCCATTTTGGCACCGTGCGCGCTCTGCTCGACCATGGCCTGCAACCTGCCCGTTTTTGTGGCTCAAGTGCCGGAGCGCTGGTGGGCGGCTGCATGGCGTCCGGTGCCAGCGTCAACGCCATCGAAGATACCCTGCTTGGCTTGGATCGCGCACAATTCTGGGATCCTTCCCCAGGTCTGGGACTGTTATCCGGGCAATCCTTTCGCACAATGCTAGCAGCTCTGCTGCCCATCCAGCGCATGGAACATACCCTAGCCCCACTAGCGGTCTCTGCCTGGCATGGCAGAAGCCGGCGTACGCACGTTTTACGGAGCGGCAATTTGGTCGAGTCTGTATACGCGTCCTGCGCAGTTCCTCTGCTGTTTCAGCCCGCTCGCATTGGCAAGAACTACTACTGGGATGGCGGCATCGCCGATCGGCATGGATTAGCTGCCACCTACCTCGCAGAGCGCGTACTTTATCACCATTTGCAGTCCCGCTCCCCCTGGCGTGCCCGTAACAGCTCAGCATTACACCACCCAAGGCGACCCAATTTGGTGACTATTGCCATTGACGGCCTCGCCCGCAGTGGCCCCAATAAGCTGGAAAAGGGCAGGCAAGCCATGCTGCAAGCCTATAACGCCACCGGCCGGGCATTGGCCCGGCCGGTGGGTAACTCGCTCATTCTTGAGTCAGTTCAAGAGGCTTCATCATAA
- a CDS encoding OmpA family protein, with amino-acid sequence MKRFAGSIALASAIAVTGCSTINPYTGEKQTSKATSGAAIGAVAGALIGIATSDSAKERKERALAGAGIGAVTGGGVGYYMDVQEAKLRQKLEGAGVSVTRDGENIILNMPGNLTFATDSTDVKPSFDPVLEAVAEVLKEYKSTMIQVAGHTDSTGGDRYNLLLSQQRAQAVSNKLSAFGVEQVRLDPVGFGETQPIASNSSASGREQNRRVELTLLPYTK; translated from the coding sequence ATGAAACGATTTGCCGGGTCTATTGCGCTGGCCAGTGCCATTGCCGTTACGGGGTGCAGCACGATTAACCCTTACACAGGAGAAAAACAAACCTCGAAGGCAACCTCTGGTGCGGCCATTGGTGCGGTAGCGGGCGCCCTGATCGGTATCGCCACTTCCGATAGCGCCAAGGAACGCAAAGAGCGCGCCCTCGCAGGTGCTGGCATCGGCGCAGTCACCGGCGGCGGCGTGGGTTACTACATGGATGTCCAGGAAGCCAAACTGCGCCAGAAGCTCGAAGGGGCCGGGGTATCCGTTACCCGTGATGGCGAAAATATTATCCTGAACATGCCGGGCAACCTGACCTTCGCTACCGACAGCACCGACGTGAAGCCTTCTTTCGATCCGGTGCTGGAGGCTGTGGCGGAAGTCCTCAAAGAGTACAAATCGACCATGATCCAAGTGGCCGGGCACACCGACAGTACCGGTGGCGACCGCTACAACCTACTGCTTTCCCAACAACGAGCTCAGGCGGTCTCTAACAAGCTCTCCGCCTTCGGAGTGGAGCAGGTTCGCCTGGACCCAGTTGGCTTCGGTGAAACCCAACCGATTGCCAGTAACAGCAGCGCTAGTGGTCGAGAGCAAAACCGTCGCGTTGAACTCACATTGCTGCCTTACACCAAGTAA
- the ada gene encoding bifunctional DNA-binding transcriptional regulator/O6-methylguanine-DNA methyltransferase Ada, with the protein METGLNTTMSTEQQRRQAIKDHSPLPGDNFVYGVLTTGIFCLPICPSRRPRDENVRLFDTPVQAIQNGYRPCRRCHPLGDIAAPSTATVIALCRLIEAAERKPTLTELSAQSGWSAHHLQRQFKAVAGISPHQYGVAIRRRRAQQQLRYKQSLTLSAHLAGFDSTSHLHAVAGNTLGMKPGQYRQAGKDMALRFAIAESSLGSVLVAESERGICAVTIGDDPSVLLQDFEQEFSGATLLPGNSEFDQRVAMVITLIDDPHQITQAPRDLLPLDIRGTAFQQQVWAALQTIPTGQTLSYQALAVKLGKPTAARAVAQACASNRLAVLVPCHRIVRTDGGLSGYRWGVGRKAALLDREREPSDK; encoded by the coding sequence ATGGAAACAGGTCTGAATACAACCATGAGCACCGAGCAACAACGGCGACAAGCCATCAAAGACCACTCCCCCTTGCCGGGAGATAACTTTGTTTATGGTGTGCTGACGACGGGAATTTTCTGCTTGCCTATCTGTCCATCGCGACGTCCTCGCGATGAAAATGTTCGTCTCTTCGACACCCCCGTACAGGCTATTCAGAATGGCTACCGACCCTGTCGGCGCTGCCATCCACTTGGAGATATCGCCGCACCATCAACAGCCACAGTGATTGCGCTATGTCGATTGATTGAAGCGGCCGAACGAAAACCCACGCTCACGGAGTTATCGGCGCAATCGGGCTGGAGCGCTCATCATCTGCAACGCCAATTCAAAGCGGTTGCCGGCATTTCACCGCACCAGTACGGTGTCGCCATTCGCCGCCGGCGAGCGCAACAGCAGCTCCGCTATAAACAGTCATTGACCCTCTCGGCTCACTTGGCCGGATTTGACTCGACTAGCCACCTACATGCCGTCGCTGGCAACACCCTTGGCATGAAACCAGGCCAATATCGACAAGCAGGTAAAGATATGGCACTTCGATTTGCCATCGCCGAAAGCTCACTCGGCTCTGTGCTGGTGGCAGAAAGCGAGCGTGGCATCTGTGCCGTCACCATAGGGGATGATCCCAGCGTGTTACTGCAGGATTTCGAACAGGAATTCAGTGGCGCCACCCTGCTGCCGGGTAATAGTGAGTTTGATCAGCGCGTTGCCATGGTCATTACCCTAATCGACGACCCGCATCAGATTACTCAAGCACCTCGTGATCTGCTGCCTTTGGATATTCGAGGGACCGCCTTCCAGCAACAAGTCTGGGCGGCACTACAGACGATTCCCACAGGCCAGACCCTGTCTTATCAGGCACTGGCAGTAAAGCTTGGCAAGCCTACAGCCGCCCGAGCTGTTGCCCAGGCCTGCGCCAGTAACCGGCTGGCTGTTTTGGTTCCTTGTCATCGTATTGTGCGCACTGATGGCGGGCTGTCTGGCTACCGCTGGGGTGTTGGCCGCAAAGCCGCTTTACTCGACCGCGAACGGGAGCCCAGCGACAAATGA
- a CDS encoding PaaI family thioesterase, giving the protein MTEKTLPYTPKDLCNRFLESVRHSAVLGLEVVSATKDSVRLRMPWREDLVGNPETGVVHGGAIFAMMDQAGGMAITCRNFPTFEITPTIDFRVDHLRSPGKGKAVVCEAICYRLTNHVAFVSVTTWEEGGDDEPVATGLATYTRLQINKAGAMVGQ; this is encoded by the coding sequence GTGACAGAAAAAACGCTTCCGTATACACCCAAGGACCTATGTAATCGCTTCCTAGAATCTGTTCGCCACTCTGCTGTTCTAGGGCTCGAAGTCGTTAGTGCCACAAAGGACAGTGTCCGGCTGAGGATGCCCTGGCGCGAAGACCTAGTCGGCAACCCGGAGACTGGAGTTGTACACGGCGGGGCCATCTTTGCGATGATGGACCAGGCTGGTGGCATGGCGATTACGTGCCGTAATTTCCCCACGTTTGAGATTACCCCGACCATCGATTTTCGGGTGGATCACCTGCGGAGTCCCGGAAAAGGCAAGGCTGTGGTGTGTGAAGCCATCTGTTACCGGCTTACGAACCATGTGGCCTTTGTTAGTGTAACGACTTGGGAAGAAGGGGGTGACGATGAGCCTGTCGCCACCGGGCTGGCCACATATACACGATTACAAATTAATAAAGCAGGCGCGATGGTGGGCCAATGA
- a CDS encoding MFS transporter, with product MSQLSPSSEIAGKPTSHTFSHTMLLTAVAVTALGQTLVFTLLPSLGRATGMTEMQVGLIISCSALVFALASPVWGTLSESLGRKRVMVIGLSGYSLGTLSFAVVFDLGLRGGLVGIGLVAALVLSRMLQAAIMAATPAAAAAYTADITTPAQRTQGMGRIGAANNVGTVVGPVSGGILATVALVFPLYGVAALTALMAISVALWLPPSPHRPTTRTVPLRSVLRHGLAAYADPRLRDLLLVGVMLFMSFALIQQTLGFLFQDQFQMSPAEAARALGLTMMMAALTSLSGQLIVVQWLKAPATLLVALAVPSIGAGAIILWLAEAEALMSGAVMLVGLGLGFGMPAIMSLASLRVPTEEQGRVAGLASACPALGFIVGPLVGTGLYTLDQRWPYLLVITLLAPMSILAWRLARKV from the coding sequence ATGTCACAGCTTAGCCCTTCCTCTGAAATCGCTGGCAAGCCTACCTCGCACACCTTCAGTCATACAATGTTATTGACCGCCGTAGCGGTTACCGCGCTAGGGCAGACGCTGGTGTTTACATTGCTGCCCTCACTGGGACGTGCTACCGGTATGACGGAAATGCAGGTAGGGCTAATCATCAGTTGCTCCGCGTTAGTGTTCGCCTTAGCCAGCCCGGTCTGGGGTACTTTGAGTGAATCCCTAGGGCGCAAGCGGGTAATGGTGATCGGTTTGTCAGGCTACTCGCTAGGAACCTTGTCGTTTGCTGTTGTTTTTGATCTCGGGTTACGAGGGGGGCTGGTGGGTATCGGGCTGGTGGCCGCGCTGGTGCTCAGCCGTATGCTACAGGCCGCCATAATGGCGGCTACTCCGGCGGCGGCGGCTGCGTATACCGCTGACATTACCACTCCAGCCCAGCGCACTCAGGGCATGGGCCGGATCGGTGCGGCGAATAATGTTGGCACCGTCGTCGGCCCGGTATCCGGCGGCATACTGGCCACGGTTGCACTGGTGTTTCCACTCTATGGAGTGGCTGCGTTAACGGCGCTTATGGCGATTAGCGTGGCACTTTGGCTGCCGCCATCACCGCATCGGCCAACAACCAGAACCGTGCCGTTACGTTCGGTGTTACGCCACGGGCTGGCAGCCTATGCGGATCCGCGTTTGCGGGACCTGCTATTGGTGGGGGTCATGCTGTTTATGAGTTTCGCGCTAATTCAGCAAACCCTGGGTTTCCTTTTTCAGGACCAGTTTCAGATGAGCCCGGCGGAAGCGGCCAGAGCCTTGGGTTTGACCATGATGATGGCGGCACTAACGTCATTGTCGGGGCAACTGATCGTAGTGCAGTGGTTAAAGGCCCCTGCGACACTGTTGGTCGCCCTCGCGGTGCCCAGCATCGGCGCCGGGGCGATCATTCTTTGGCTGGCGGAGGCCGAGGCTTTGATGAGTGGCGCGGTGATGTTGGTGGGGCTGGGCCTTGGCTTCGGCATGCCGGCAATTATGTCGCTGGCCAGCCTGCGAGTGCCGACGGAAGAGCAGGGGCGGGTGGCGGGTCTGGCCAGTGCCTGCCCGGCACTGGGCTTTATCGTTGGGCCTCTGGTGGGCACGGGGCTATACACGCTGGACCAGCGCTGGCCGTACCTGTTAGTGATTACGCTACTGGCGCCCATGTCGATTCTGGCATGGCGGCTGGCTCGCAAGGTCTAA
- a CDS encoding alpha/beta fold hydrolase, with translation MAKSRLKKSLRAVGHIVERRRHPQRFIHVDKCPWEEVYRDGIMAVRHYSLPSTATAKISINDDFLPVSPVKHRIPLLLVPALGIHCWTYDLMPNRSMVRYLMAHGYEVYLVDWGKPSDTDCSLNLDTYVNRWLPSAVETVRKHAQTETINMMGYCMGGLLCLMYLGGHSDAPVRSLITIASPVNFHKSGLFGKALGLAAIPAMQLHDRFKIRLEPLSDKLFHIPASLLALGFKMTNPPGVVQAYMDLIRNIGDREYVTEYMTMGQWFNDMVDYPGAVVREVIEKMLLANSLAKGKIHIGGRSVDFSSIQQDLLAFAGITDNIVSLRAARDIIQLVGSKEKRFEEVPGGHAGAFCGSKAPSNAWRISADWLAARSA, from the coding sequence ATGGCTAAATCACGATTAAAAAAAAGTCTGCGTGCCGTTGGCCACATTGTTGAGCGCAGGCGCCACCCGCAACGCTTTATCCACGTGGATAAATGCCCGTGGGAGGAAGTGTATCGTGACGGCATCATGGCGGTACGCCATTACAGCCTACCCTCTACGGCTACGGCTAAAATCTCGATTAACGATGATTTCCTGCCTGTTTCCCCTGTAAAACACCGCATCCCCCTTTTGTTGGTTCCGGCGCTGGGTATTCATTGCTGGACCTACGATTTGATGCCAAACCGATCCATGGTCCGTTATCTTATGGCTCATGGTTATGAGGTCTATCTGGTTGACTGGGGAAAGCCTTCAGATACCGACTGCAGCCTAAATTTGGACACCTACGTCAATCGCTGGTTGCCCTCTGCAGTTGAAACAGTGCGAAAACATGCGCAGACCGAAACCATCAACATGATGGGCTACTGCATGGGCGGACTGCTGTGCCTAATGTATCTAGGCGGCCACAGTGATGCGCCGGTGCGTAGCCTGATTACCATTGCCAGCCCCGTGAATTTTCACAAAAGCGGCCTTTTCGGCAAGGCCTTAGGGCTGGCGGCTATCCCTGCCATGCAGCTCCATGACCGGTTTAAGATTCGTCTTGAACCGCTCAGTGATAAGCTATTCCATATCCCTGCCAGCCTCCTGGCACTTGGATTCAAGATGACCAACCCTCCAGGAGTGGTGCAGGCCTACATGGATCTGATCCGCAATATCGGTGACCGAGAATACGTCACCGAGTACATGACCATGGGGCAGTGGTTTAACGACATGGTCGATTATCCTGGTGCGGTGGTGCGTGAGGTTATCGAGAAAATGCTTCTTGCCAATAGTCTGGCCAAAGGCAAAATCCACATCGGCGGCCGCAGCGTGGATTTCTCATCCATTCAGCAGGATTTGCTCGCTTTTGCAGGCATTACCGACAACATTGTCAGTCTTCGAGCCGCACGGGATATCATCCAACTTGTCGGCAGCAAAGAAAAACGCTTCGAGGAAGTACCTGGCGGACACGCAGGCGCTTTTTGCGGTTCGAAAGCACCTTCCAATGCCTGGCGCATCAGCGCTGACTGGTTGGCGGCGCGCTCAGCATAG